The following is a genomic window from Halobacterium sp. R2-5.
GGCGCTGGCGGAGGTTCGAGACGACCTTCGTCGTGCCGCCAGCGAACGGCGCGGACTCGATGGTGACGTAGTCCTCGGTCGCCTGATTCTCCCGGAAGCCAGCCGTGAACCCCATGAACAGCGGCGCGTCCTCGGGCACTGGATTCGTGTCCGGGACGCCGTCCGCGTCCTGGCGCTCGGCGGGCATCCCCGCACCGACGAACCCGGTCCGTCGCGACTCGACGGACAGCGCGTCCGTCAGCGGCTCTGCGTCGACGCCGTTCGCTTCGTCAGTCTGCCCCGTGAGCGCGTGTTCGGCTTCGAGGACGACGTCCGCGCGGTCGCTGGCGAGGTGGACGAGCGCGTCCTGGGTGTCGAAGACCGGGTCCTCGAACGGCGACAGCGGCGCCGGCTCCGGGAGGTCGACGTTCACGGGCGCGGCGTCGAAGCGCTCGAAGTACGCCCGCGAGTACGCCACCGAGAACAGCAGGCCGTCGCTCGACCACTCGTAGGCCTCGTCGAGCACGGCGAGCGCGCGCTCGACGGTCTCTCGGTCGGCCTCCGTCGGCGGGCCGTCGCGGTCCAGCGATAGGTAGAGGAGGGTCTGGTGGCGCGGCAGTTCGACGTTCCCGTAGTCGTCGGTGCGGACGTGGTCGTTCCACGCGTGCTGGCGGGCGGGCTTCGAACCGGGGGAGCCGGTCGGCGGGCCGTCGTCGGGCGCGAGGTCGACGCAGGCGGCGAGGGCGGTCGTGGTGCCGGCGGCGACCGCGGCCTTCAGGACGTCCCGCCGCGACCGGCCGTCGGAGGGGGACGGCATTCGACTGCGGCTTGGGCGCGGCGGGGCTTGGGTGTTGCCGTTACTGGACGTCCGAGCTCGACGCGCCGTTCAGGAAGGAGACCGTGGCGGCGCCGAGCGCGAGGTCGAGGACGGCGACTGACGGCTCCCCGGCTGGCGTCCCCGCCCTCGGAAGTTATGGACGAACCGCCCGTACGTCCCGTATGGGGTACGCGCCGATAGAGAACTACGGCCTCGTCGGGAATCTCGAAACGTGCGCACTGGTCGGCGACGACGGCTCCGTCGACTGGTGTTGTTTCCCGCACCTGGAATCCGGGAGCGTGTTCGCCGCGATTCTCGACGACGAGACGGGCGGCCACTTCGACGTCCGGCCCAGCGGCGCCTTCGAGTCCGAGCAGTCGTACGTCGAGCGGACCAACGTCCTCGAGACGACGTTCTCCGTGGACGGCGGCGAGGCCGTGCTGACGGACTTCATGCCGGTCAGGCACGCCCGGTCGGCGACGACGCTCGCCACGCCGGCGCTCGTCAGGCGGGTCGCGTGCACGAGCGGAGCCGTCGAACTCGACGTGGAGTTCCGCCCGCGCTTCGACTACGCGCGCGCCGAGACCGTCCTCGAACCGACCGACTACGGCGTCGCTGCGCGCGCCGGCGGCGACCAGCTCAACCTCCACAGGTCGCTGTCCGTCGACCAGGACGCGGACGTCGCGCACACGACGCTCGCGCTCGACGAGGGCGACTCCGTCTGGTACCTCGCCCAGTACGGCCAGCCGGAACGAGAGTTCCCGTCCTACGAGGAGCTCCACGACGATACGGTGCGGTACTGGCACAGCTGGCTGCGCGGCTGTCGAAACGAGCGGGAAGCCGCCGACAGCTGGTCGGCTGCCGCGGTCCGTTCGCTGCTCGTGCTGCGGCTGCTCATCCACCAGCCGACCGGCGCCATCGCCGCCGCACCGACGACGTCGCTCCCGGAGGAAGTCGGCGGCGTCCGCAACTGGGACTACCGGTTCAGCTGGCTGCGGGACTCCGCGCTCACCATCCGGACGCTCGTCCGCATGGGGTGCCGGGAGGAAGCCCGCGGGTTCGTCGAGTGGTGCCGCAACATCATGTACCAGGGCGACCCCAGCGACGCCGCCCGGCCGTTCTACCACCCCCTGTACGGCCTCCACGGAGAGACCGACATCGTGGAGGAAGTGATTCCGAACCTCGAAGGCTACCGCGAGTCCGCGCCCGTTCGCGTCGGGAACGCCGCCGTCGACCAGCGCCAGCTCGACGTCTACGGGGAGCTCGTCCTCGCGATCTACGAGATGGCCCGCTATCAGGAGGTCGTCACCGACCGGCTCTGGGATACCGTGACGGACATCGTGGAGTACGTCTGCGAGGCCTGGACGGAGCCCGACAGCGGCATCTGGGAGGTCCGCAGCGAGCCCCGGCACTTCGTCCACTCGAAGGTGATGTGCTGGGTCGCCGTCGACCGCGCCATCAGAATCGCCACTCGGAGGGGCTTCGACGCGCCCGTCGAGACCTGGACGGACGAGCGCGCGGAGATCAAGGCGGCGATTCTCGACCGCGGCTACGACGAGGACCGCGGGTCGTTCGTGCGGGCGTTCGGGTCGGAGCAGCTCGACGCGGTCGCGCTCCGCATGTCGATTCTGGAGTTCCTGCCGCCCGACGACCCCCGCATCGTGAGCACCATCGAGACTATCCGCGACAAGCTCGCGACGGAGGACGGGCTCGTGTACCGCTACTTCGGGGAGGACGGCATTCCCGGGCACGAGAACCCGTTCGTGCTGTGCTCGTTCTGGCTCGTGCAGTCGCTGTTCCGCGCGGGCCGCGAAGACGAGGCCGAAACGGTCTACGAGAACGTGATGGAGTACGTCTCCCCGCTCGGTCTGTTCGCCGAGGAGATCGAGCCGGAGACGGGCGAACACCGGGGGAACTTCCCGCAGGCGTTCAGCCACATCGGGCTCGTCCAGTGCGCCCGTCACTTCCACACCTCCCAGGACGCCGACGTTCCCGAGTGACTCCCCAGAAGCCAGCCGAAACGCGGCGGCTGGTCGCGTTACCGAACACCTTATCGTCGTCTCTCCGCCCGTACAGGCGACAACGAGGGTGTTACGTGGACAGTACTGAGGGGGAGACGCGGTCGCCCGAACCACCAATTTCTATATTGCATCATACGATTTACGCGTTGGTTTTCGAGCGTTACGTCAGCGAGTAGATGTAGTCCAGGTAGACGCGACGGACCCGGTCGCCCCAGTTGTGGGTGTACGTGTCGATGACGTCGTCGGCGACGTCCCCGCGGAGGTACTTCACGATGCCGCGGTCTCCGGTCCTGTCCCGGAGGTGCGTAGTGAAGAAGTGCCGGAAGTAGTGGGGCGTGACGTTCTCCGCGGCGTCCGCGCCGCTACGGTACCAGCCCTCGCGTTCGGCGTGCTCGCGCACCGCCGAGCGCACCATCTCCGGCGTGAGCCGCTGTCCCCACGCGTCTCGCGTACTCGCGAACAGGGGCTCCGCGGGGGACGGCGTGTCTGGTCGAATCGCCAGCCAGCGCACGAGCGCGGCCTTCAGCTCTCCGTCCACGGGGACGAGCGTCGCGCGTTTGCGCTTGTTCGAGGCCGTCCGCTCCTCGCCGTTCGCGACCTCACCGCGGCTCACGTCCGGGTCGACGAACAACGTGTCCGGGTGCCCCTCGAGCTGCGGCCGCGTCCCGAGGTCGTAGGCCTCGCTCACTCGCGGTTCGTCCAGCGCGACGTCCCGGAGGTCGAGGTTGCAGAGCTCGCCCACCCGGACCCCGGTCTTCAGCAGCGTCAGCATGACTGCGCGGTCGAGCGGGTGCGTGACGCCGTCGACGAACGCCCGCATCCCCGGAATCGAGATCTCCCGCCGCGTCGGGTCCGTGTCGATGGCTTCGTCCATCTCCTGGGTGACCAGCGTCATCGGGTTGCCGTCGAACTCCCCGACCTGAGTCATGTAGCCGTAGAACCGGTTCAGGTAGG
Proteins encoded in this region:
- a CDS encoding Tat pathway signal protein, with translation MPSPSDGRSRRDVLKAAVAAGTTTALAACVDLAPDDGPPTGSPGSKPARQHAWNDHVRTDDYGNVELPRHQTLLYLSLDRDGPPTEADRETVERALAVLDEAYEWSSDGLLFSVAYSRAYFERFDAAPVNVDLPEPAPLSPFEDPVFDTQDALVHLASDRADVVLEAEHALTGQTDEANGVDAEPLTDALSVESRRTGFVGAGMPAERQDADGVPDTNPVPEDAPLFMGFTAGFRENQATEDYVTIESAPFAGGTTKVVSNLRQRLDDWYVEQGYEERVTELFSPGHAADGLVEGVGNNLGADSRIDEYVDDVEAHAREYGRVGHAQKAARSNRDADGNVRVLRRHFESTDDVGSDREVASLHFPSLQREISTFEDVRRAMNGTDLVDSSPAVRQRVNNGILEYVFARRRGYFLVPPRELRALPAPDP
- a CDS encoding glycoside hydrolase family 15 protein is translated as MGYAPIENYGLVGNLETCALVGDDGSVDWCCFPHLESGSVFAAILDDETGGHFDVRPSGAFESEQSYVERTNVLETTFSVDGGEAVLTDFMPVRHARSATTLATPALVRRVACTSGAVELDVEFRPRFDYARAETVLEPTDYGVAARAGGDQLNLHRSLSVDQDADVAHTTLALDEGDSVWYLAQYGQPEREFPSYEELHDDTVRYWHSWLRGCRNEREAADSWSAAAVRSLLVLRLLIHQPTGAIAAAPTTSLPEEVGGVRNWDYRFSWLRDSALTIRTLVRMGCREEARGFVEWCRNIMYQGDPSDAARPFYHPLYGLHGETDIVEEVIPNLEGYRESAPVRVGNAAVDQRQLDVYGELVLAIYEMARYQEVVTDRLWDTVTDIVEYVCEAWTEPDSGIWEVRSEPRHFVHSKVMCWVAVDRAIRIATRRGFDAPVETWTDERAEIKAAILDRGYDEDRGSFVRAFGSEQLDAVALRMSILEFLPPDDPRIVSTIETIRDKLATEDGLVYRYFGEDGIPGHENPFVLCSFWLVQSLFRAGREDEAETVYENVMEYVSPLGLFAEEIEPETGEHRGNFPQAFSHIGLVQCARHFHTSQDADVPE
- a CDS encoding tyrosine-type recombinase/integrase; the protein is MSERAGRSRGGGVEDPIEYFLEDMSYHGKSERTCEAYGRVLREFEAFLAETATTPAEADRRDCLAWVHELRGDHADSTVATYASYLNRFYGYMTQVGEFDGNPMTLVTQEMDEAIDTDPTRREISIPGMRAFVDGVTHPLDRAVMLTLLKTGVRVGELCNLDLRDVALDEPRVSEAYDLGTRPQLEGHPDTLFVDPDVSRGEVANGEERTASNKRKRATLVPVDGELKAALVRWLAIRPDTPSPAEPLFASTRDAWGQRLTPEMVRSAVREHAEREGWYRSGADAAENVTPHYFRHFFTTHLRDRTGDRGIVKYLRGDVADDVIDTYTHNWGDRVRRVYLDYIYSLT